One Ornithinicoccus hortensis genomic window, GCACCGAGCAACAGCCCGGCGGTCACGCCGAGTGCGGCGGCGGTGAGGGGTGTCACGGTTCCAGACTACGGTGGCGACCAGGGCCGAACGTCCTCCGCGCGCGGTTTTCGCGGGAGCGGCCGACAGTGTTCACCTGGCGGCCGTATGGCGTTCACCGCCCGCTGACAGCCTGCTTGCCGGACACCACCCGAGAGGAGCCCCATGCGCAAGGCATTCGACGAGGAACTGCAGTTCATCTCCGACCAGTTGGTCGAGATGACCCGGTTGGCCGCGTCGGCGCTGACCCGGGCGACCCAGGCGCTGCTGGACGCGGACCTGGAGCTCGCCGAGAGCGTGATCACCGCCGACGAGCACATCGACGAGGTGCGCCGCCAGCTGGACCTGCGGGCGATCGACACGCTGGCCCGCCAGCAGCCGGTCGCGACCGACCTGCGGATCCTGGTGACCTCGATGCGGATGAGCTCGGACCTGGAGCGGATGGGGGACCTGGCCCGGCACATCGCCAAGCTGACCCGGTTGCGCTACCCGAACTCGGTCGTGCCGCCCTCGCTGCGCTCGACGTTCACCGAGATGTCGCAGGTGGCCATCCGGATGACCGCCAAGACGGGGCAGATCCTGGCCAC contains:
- the phoU gene encoding phosphate signaling complex protein PhoU, producing the protein MRKAFDEELQFISDQLVEMTRLAASALTRATQALLDADLELAESVITADEHIDEVRRQLDLRAIDTLARQQPVATDLRILVTSMRMSSDLERMGDLARHIAKLTRLRYPNSVVPPSLRSTFTEMSQVAIRMTAKTGQILATSNPAGAAELHRDDDTIDELHRQVFAELLSENWEHGVEAAIDATLLSRYVERFADHAVSVAERVVYLVTGTYDGEDELDDRLDARTARSASSTAPVRAPRDGELSRR